A region of the Pseudomonas silesiensis genome:
CAGCCAGCGATATCTGCAGACGCTGGACTCCAACCCCCAGGCCGCCGCCAGAGTCGCCCAAGGCCTGGAACGCATCACCCACCACGCGACCCATGCCTCGGAGGTCATCCGGCGTTTGCGGGCGTTTCTGCGCAAGGGCCAGCGGCGCATGCAAGCCCTGAATTTTACCGATGTCGCCCGCGAGGCCGTGCGCTTGTGCGCCTGGGAAGCGAACAATTGCCAAGTGACAATCGAGGATCGACTGCCGGATAATCCGCCGCCGGTTTACGCCGACCGGGTACTGCTGGAGCAGGTCTTGCTCAATCTGCTGCGCAATGCGATCGACGCCAACCGCGAACAGCATCCGGGGCAGCCTTCACTGATCGTCATGGCGGCCCCGCAGGGCAGTGGCGCGACGGTGGAAATCAGCGTGCAGGATCAGGGCCCCGGCGTCAGCGAGCCGGAGCTCGAGCAGATATTCACCCCGTTCTACACCAGCAAGCCCGATGGCCTGGGCCTTGGGCTGTCCATGAGCCGCAGCATCATCGAAGGTTTCGGTGGCGAGTTGCAGGCCCGCCGCCAGCCGGCCGGGCTGCTGATGTGTTGCCGCTTGCCGCTGGCCGGTCCGACAAAACAACAACAGGAATAGTGCAATGGCAGGTGCGACTGAGCACGTGGTGTATGTGGTCGACGACGATCAAGGCATGCTCGATTCAACGGTCTGGCTCCTGGAATCGGTGGGGCTCAAGGCCTTGCCGTTTACCAGTGGCGCGGAGTTTCTCGGTGCCTGTGATGCGAGTCTCGATGCCTGCGTGCTGCTCGATGTGCGCATGCCCGGCATGGGTGGCTTGAACGTGCAGGAAGAAATGCGTGCACGGGAGCTGAACCTGCCAATCATTTTCGTCAGCGGTCACGCCGATGTGCCGATCGTGGTTCGAGCGTTCAAGGCCGGCGCCCATGACTTCATCGAGAAACCCTACAACGAGCAATTGCTGCTGGACAGCGTGCACCAGGCCCTGAGCAACTGCGCGCAAAACCGCTCGGGCAATCAGGGCCACGACGCCTTGCAGGCGCGCCTGCTCACCCTGACGCCACGGGAGCGCGACGTCTTGCTGCCGCTGGTGCAGGGCTACACCACCCGTGAAATCGCCGAGCAACTGGGGGTGAGCGCCAAAACCGTCGACCTGTATCGCTCGCGGGTGATGAAGCGCATGCAGGCCAGCACCTTGCCGGACCTGGTGGGCATGGCGATTGCCGCGCAACTGGTCGATCCATTGAAGCTGCGTTGAGGCCGCAAGTTTTCCATCGAGGGTCTATGCTGGGCTAACCGATCC
Encoded here:
- a CDS encoding response regulator transcription factor, whose amino-acid sequence is MAGATEHVVYVVDDDQGMLDSTVWLLESVGLKALPFTSGAEFLGACDASLDACVLLDVRMPGMGGLNVQEEMRARELNLPIIFVSGHADVPIVVRAFKAGAHDFIEKPYNEQLLLDSVHQALSNCAQNRSGNQGHDALQARLLTLTPRERDVLLPLVQGYTTREIAEQLGVSAKTVDLYRSRVMKRMQASTLPDLVGMAIAAQLVDPLKLR